The sequence CTAACGACCCCATCGTAATTGTCATTCCAGCTGCTGCCCGGATCATCATGAGCTTTCGCCCTTTTCTATCCGCTAAATTACCCCAAATAGGTGCTACGATTGCAGCGGCAAATGCCGTAACAGATATGGCAAGTCCAGAAAACAACGCAACCTGACTCTTTGGTGTTCCTAGCTGCTCAACATAGACGGGGATAAAGGGCATCACTAAACTAATACTTGCACCAGTAAAAAAACAGCCTAACCAGGCAACCATTAAATTTTTTTTCCAATCAATTTTCATTTTAAAGCACACCTCACAAGTTCTTCACTATTAACTATACTCCAAATTTTCAAATCTCTCAAAAAATTTTTACGCAAGCACATAAAAAGCTTAACTATCTAAATGACAGCTAAGCTTTATCAATAATAGTGGCTTACAAAATCGCCAAAATAATGAAATTCAGGATAAACAGTGCGTTAACGACCCAAAGAATTGGTGAAATTTCTCTGAATTTCCCTTTTGCAACTTTAACAATTGCATAAAAAATGAAGCCTGCTGCAATCCCATAAGAAATGCTATAACATAATCCCATAAAAATAGAAGCGAAAAATGCAGGAATTGCTTCTTCTAAATTTGTCCATTCAATATCTTTAAATGAAGCAAGCATCATCACACCCACTAAAATCAGTGCAGGAGCAGTTGCTTGTGCTGGAACAATTGCAATCAGTGGTGAAAATAGACTGCTTAATGCGAACAAGGCAGCAACCACAACTGACGTTAAGCCAGTCCGTCCACCAGCTCCAATACCTGCAGCACTTTCAACATAGGTCGTAGTGTTAGATGTTCCAAAAACAGCACCGATTGATGTTGCAATTGCATCTGCAAACAAAGCTTTATCCATTTTTGTAGAAAAACCTTTACTATCTTCCAATGCTAACTCATCTTCTTTGGAAAATATTCCTGTACGGCGTCCTGTTCCAATAAAAGTACCGATCGTATCAAATGTGTCTGACAAGCTAAACGCAATAATCGTCATCAAAACTTGAGGGATTTTTGAGGCATCACTGAATAACGACTGCATACCGTCAGCACCAAAAGCCGCACCAAAAGTCGTCCCTAATTCACTGATAGAATTTCCTAAAGAATTTGCTTGCCAGTCAATCGCTGACAAATCAACGACACCTAGCGGAATCGCAATGATCGTTGTGGCTACGATACCAATCAAAATAGCACCTCGAACATTTAACACGACTAAAACCGTGGTCAAAACTAATCCAATCACAGCTAATATAATTTCTGGATTATTAAAATTTCCCAAAGCAGGAACGATACTATTGCCATTAACAACACCCTTAGTAGGTTCAGCTTGTACTGTAAAATCCAATAATTTTGCATTTTTGATACCTACATATGCAACAAAAATTCCAATACCGCCGCCAATTGCATGCTGCATGCTTTCTGGTATAGCTTTGATGATCAACTTTCGTATTTTTGTGACAGTAATCAAGACATTGATTAGTCCACAGATAAACACCATTGCTAATGCTTGTTGCCAGGTATACCCTAAGCCAAAAACCACAGTAAAGGTGAAAAACGCATTTAATCCCATGCCTGGTGCTTGAGCATAAGGGACATTTGCAAATAGTCCCATGATCAAAGTTCCTATAATCGATGCAATAATCGTTGCTAAAAATACTGCTTGAAACGGCATTCCCGTTTGAGATAAAATCGACGGATTTACGAATAAAATATAGCTCATCGCAAAAAATGTCGTTACCCCTGCCACCATTTCAGTTGAGATCGTTGTTTTGTTTTCCTTTAATTTGAAAAACTTTTCCATGAAATTGTCTCGCTCCCTTTTTACCAAAAAATTTTATCAGGATGATTCAGTTTGCTCGTCGAAATAACTATTTAGAGAGCCAACTGTCTGTAAATAATAAGTGCATGTTCCTGTTTCCTGATGAATACTTTTAAAGTATAAGACAGCCATTTCTTCTTTTCAACAAAATATTAACTTTCACACTGTTTTTTCTTTTTAATGTTCGTGTTTTAGGAACAACCAATTGTTTCTTCTACTCATTACTCGATGTTAATAAAAAACTTTACAGGTACTGAATGAAAATCATAACTGTAAAGTTTCTTTATTCTATAGAATTTTTCGTTTCAATATAACAACAACACAGGTACTGATTGCCATAGTTCCAGCTAAAATTGCATGACTAGATTGTTGTTCACCAGTTTTCGGTAAT is a genomic window of Enterococcus haemoperoxidus ATCC BAA-382 containing:
- a CDS encoding NCS2 family permease, which codes for MEKFFKLKENKTTISTEMVAGVTTFFAMSYILFVNPSILSQTGMPFQAVFLATIIASIIGTLIMGLFANVPYAQAPGMGLNAFFTFTVVFGLGYTWQQALAMVFICGLINVLITVTKIRKLIIKAIPESMQHAIGGGIGIFVAYVGIKNAKLLDFTVQAEPTKGVVNGNSIVPALGNFNNPEIILAVIGLVLTTVLVVLNVRGAILIGIVATTIIAIPLGVVDLSAIDWQANSLGNSISELGTTFGAAFGADGMQSLFSDASKIPQVLMTIIAFSLSDTFDTIGTFIGTGRRTGIFSKEDELALEDSKGFSTKMDKALFADAIATSIGAVFGTSNTTTYVESAAGIGAGGRTGLTSVVVAALFALSSLFSPLIAIVPAQATAPALILVGVMMLASFKDIEWTNLEEAIPAFFASIFMGLCYSISYGIAAGFIFYAIVKVAKGKFREISPILWVVNALFILNFIILAIL